From one Pseudopipra pipra isolate bDixPip1 chromosome 2, bDixPip1.hap1, whole genome shotgun sequence genomic stretch:
- the RCBTB1 gene encoding RCC1 and BTB domain-containing protein 1 isoform X1, with translation MTHSSIMVDVGKWPIFTLLSPQEIASIRKACVFGTSANEAIYITHNDEVFVFGLNCSNCLGTGDNQSTIVPKKLEALCGKKISSLSYGSGPHVVLCTEDGEVYAWGHNGYSQLGNGTTNQGITPVQVCTNLLIKKVVEVACGSHHSMALSLDGDLYAWGYNNCGQVGSGSTANQPTPRRVSNCLQGKIVVGIACGQTSSMAVVNNGEVYGWGYNGNGQLGLGNNGNQLTPCRVAALHSVCVLQIACGYAHTLALTDEGLLYAWGANTYGQLGTGNKSNQLSPVQIMMEKERVVEIAACHSAHTSAAKTQSGQVYMWGQCRGQSVTFPHLTHFACTDDVFACFATPAVMWRLLSVEHEDFLTVAESLKKEFDSPETSDLKFRVDGKYIYVHKAVLKIRCEHFRTMFQSYWNEDMKEVIEIDQFSYPVYRAFLEYLYTDSVDLPPEDAIGLLDLATSYCENRLKKLCQHIIKRGITVENAFSLLSAAVRYDAEDLEEFCFKFCVNHLTEVTQTTAFWQMDGPLLKEFIAKASKCGAFKN, from the exons ATGACACACAGCAGCATCATGGTGGATGTAGGCAAGTGGCCAATATTTACCTTACTGTCACCTCAAGAAATAGCATCCATTCGGAAGGCGTGTGTGTTTGGAACATCGGCCAATGAAGCTATTTACATAACGCACAATGATGAG gtATTTGTTTTTGGACTGAATTGCAGTAATTGTTTGGGAACTGGAGATAATCAGAGCACAATAGTACCAAAGAAATTAGAAGCCTTATGTGGAAAGAAGATTTCCAGTCTCAGTTACGGAAGTGGACCCCATGTTGTACTTTGTACTGAAG atGGTGAAGTGTATGCTTGGGGACATAATGGTTACAGTCAGCTTGGAAATGGCACAACCAATCAGGGCATTACTCCTGTTCAAGTTTGCACAAATCTGTTAATAAAGAAGGTGGTGGAAGTAGCTTGTGGCTCTCATCATTCCATGGCGCTGTCATTGGATGGGGAC CTGTATGCTTGGGGCTATAACAACTGTGGTCAAGTTGGATCTGGATCTACGGCAAACCAGCCAACTCCTCGCCGAGTTTCAAACTGTTTGCAGGGTAAAATTGTAGTTGGCATTGCTTGTGGTCAGACCTCCTCCATGGCTGTAGTAAACAATGGTGAG GTTTATGGCTGGGGTTACAATGGCAATggccagctggggctgggaaacAACGGCAATCAACTCACACCCTGCAGAGTGGCAGCGCTGCATAGTGTGTGCGTGCTCCAG ATTGCCTGTGGCTATGCGCACACACTAGCACTAACAGATGAGGGTTTGCTCTATGCCTGGGGAGCTAACACTTACGGGCAGCTGGGAACTGGCAATAAAAGTAACCAGCTAAGCCCGGTGCAGATCatgatggaaaaagaaag GGTTGTGGAGATTGCAGCCTGCCACTCTGCTCACACATCAGCTGCCAAGACCCAGAGTGGCCAGGTGTACATGTGGGGCCAGTGCCGAGGGCAGTCCGTGACCTTCCCCCACCTCACTCACTTTGCCTGCACTGACGATGTGTTTGCTTGCTTTGCTACCCCTGCTGTTATGTGGCGTCTGCTGTCAGTAG AGCATGAAGACTTTTTAACAGTAGCAGAGTCTCTGAAGAAAGAGTTTGACAGCCCGGAAACCTCAGATCTAAAGTTCCGTGTGGATGGAAAGTACATCTATGTCCACAAAGCTGTTCTGAAAATCAG GTGTGAACACTTCAGAACAATGTTCCAGTCATACTGGAATGAGGATATGAAGGAAGTGATAGAAATAGACCAGTTTTCTTATCCTGTGTATCGTGCCTTTCTTGAGTACTTGTATACAGACAGTGTTGACCTTCCGCCTGAAGATGCAATAG GGCTTTTGGATTTGGCTACTTCGTACTGtgaaaacagactgaaaaaactGTGTCAGCACATCATCAAGAGAGGAATTACTgtggaaaatgcattttcattgctctctgctgctgtgagaTATGATGCAGAG GACCTAGAGGAATTCTGCTTTAAGTTTTGTGTCAATCATTTGACAGAAGTGACACAAACTACAGCATTTTGGCAAATGGATGGTCCACTGCTAAAGGAATTCATTGCTAAAGCCAGTAAATGTGGAGCCTTTAAGAACTGA
- the RCBTB1 gene encoding RCC1 and BTB domain-containing protein 1 isoform X2, with amino-acid sequence MTHSSIMVDVGKWPIFTLLSPQEIASIRKACVFGTSANEAIYITHNDEVFVFGLNCSNCLGTGDNQSTIVPKKLEALCGKKISSLSYGSGPHVVLCTEDGEVYAWGHNGYSQLGNGTTNQGITPVQVCTNLLIKKVVEVACGSHHSMALSLDGDLYAWGYNNCGQVGSGSTANQPTPRRVSNCLQGKIVVGIACGQTSSMAVVNNGEVYGWGYNGNGQLGLGNNGNQLTPCRVAALHSVCVLQIACGYAHTLALTDEGLLYAWGANTYGQLGTGNKSNQLSPVQIMMEKERVVEIAACHSAHTSAAKTQSGQVYMWGQCRGQSVTFPHLTHFACTDDVFACFATPAVMWRLLSVEHEDFLTVAESLKKEFDSPETSDLKFRVDGKYIYVHKAVLKIR; translated from the exons ATGACACACAGCAGCATCATGGTGGATGTAGGCAAGTGGCCAATATTTACCTTACTGTCACCTCAAGAAATAGCATCCATTCGGAAGGCGTGTGTGTTTGGAACATCGGCCAATGAAGCTATTTACATAACGCACAATGATGAG gtATTTGTTTTTGGACTGAATTGCAGTAATTGTTTGGGAACTGGAGATAATCAGAGCACAATAGTACCAAAGAAATTAGAAGCCTTATGTGGAAAGAAGATTTCCAGTCTCAGTTACGGAAGTGGACCCCATGTTGTACTTTGTACTGAAG atGGTGAAGTGTATGCTTGGGGACATAATGGTTACAGTCAGCTTGGAAATGGCACAACCAATCAGGGCATTACTCCTGTTCAAGTTTGCACAAATCTGTTAATAAAGAAGGTGGTGGAAGTAGCTTGTGGCTCTCATCATTCCATGGCGCTGTCATTGGATGGGGAC CTGTATGCTTGGGGCTATAACAACTGTGGTCAAGTTGGATCTGGATCTACGGCAAACCAGCCAACTCCTCGCCGAGTTTCAAACTGTTTGCAGGGTAAAATTGTAGTTGGCATTGCTTGTGGTCAGACCTCCTCCATGGCTGTAGTAAACAATGGTGAG GTTTATGGCTGGGGTTACAATGGCAATggccagctggggctgggaaacAACGGCAATCAACTCACACCCTGCAGAGTGGCAGCGCTGCATAGTGTGTGCGTGCTCCAG ATTGCCTGTGGCTATGCGCACACACTAGCACTAACAGATGAGGGTTTGCTCTATGCCTGGGGAGCTAACACTTACGGGCAGCTGGGAACTGGCAATAAAAGTAACCAGCTAAGCCCGGTGCAGATCatgatggaaaaagaaag GGTTGTGGAGATTGCAGCCTGCCACTCTGCTCACACATCAGCTGCCAAGACCCAGAGTGGCCAGGTGTACATGTGGGGCCAGTGCCGAGGGCAGTCCGTGACCTTCCCCCACCTCACTCACTTTGCCTGCACTGACGATGTGTTTGCTTGCTTTGCTACCCCTGCTGTTATGTGGCGTCTGCTGTCAGTAG AGCATGAAGACTTTTTAACAGTAGCAGAGTCTCTGAAGAAAGAGTTTGACAGCCCGGAAACCTCAGATCTAAAGTTCCGTGTGGATGGAAAGTACATCTATGTCCACAAAGCTGTTCTGAAAATCAG ATGA
- the ARL11 gene encoding ADP-ribosylation factor-like protein 11, which translates to MGKLISKGWKKRDAQVVMLGLDFAGKSTLLYKLKSGQAVETCPTVGFNVESLQTPCGISFTLWDVGGQDSLRASWPDYLEDINTLVFVIDSTDMARLSEAAAALEEALSHPSMAGIPVLLLANKQEVPGALAPSELGEMLRRGRLAGHRWMLLGCSAHTGQGLQEVLAILGELLRDPEPSSLSQEQPITRLAERREAPGQT; encoded by the coding sequence ATGGGGAAGCTGATCTccaaaggatggaaaaaaagagatgctCAAGTTGTCATGCTGGGGCTCGACTTTGCTGGCAAATCCACCCTTCTCTACAAACTGAAGAGCGGCCAGGCTGTGGAGACCTGTCCGACAGTGGGCTTCAACGTGGAGTCTTTGCAAACACCCTGTGGCATATCCTTCACCCTCTGGGATGTTGGTGGACAAGACAGCCTGCGGGCAAGCTGGCCTGACTACCTGGAGGACATCAACACCCTCGTCTTTGTGATCGACAGCACAGACATGGCTCGGCTGTCCGAAGCAGCGGCAGCACTGGAGGAAGCCCTGAGCCACCCCAGCATGGCTGGCATCCCCGTCCTCCTCCTGGCCAACAAGCAGGAGGTGCCAGGAGCACTGGCTCCTTCTGAGCTGGGGGAGATGCTGCGGCGAGGGCGGCTGGCAGGGCACCGCTGGATGCTACTGGGGTGCAGCGCCCACACTGGCCAGGGCCTGCAAGAAGTCCTGGCCatcctgggagagctgctgcgGGACCCAGAGCCAAGCTCCCTATCCCAAGAGCAGCCCATCACAAGGCTGGCGGAGAGGAGGGAAGCTCCAGGACAAACCTGA